The genomic window GTTTTAATCGCATCACTAAATAACGTAAGACCTTTTTGCTCTTGTTCCAACTTTTTCAACCCCCTTTAAATTTTGATAATTTAGGACTACCAAATAGTCAATTTATACCAAGCCCCCTCTAAATCAAAATTAAATAAGAGCAATATTTATAATTAAAACAAAGATAAATATATGACCAAAGGCCGAGAAAAACCGACACTTTTAGCATATTTAAATAATTAAATGACTATATGTTATTTGATATAACTATACCTATCAAACTCTTTATCCCTCTCAAATTAAGGCTCATAATCGAAGACTAGTATATTAAGTAAATTAAACTTAGCCACTTGGCATATACTATAAAATGCGCTATTTTTCTTGCCAATCTGATAAGGTTGAGCAGGGTGGAACAGGGGACGGTTCTCTGTTCTATCTAGTGATAGAACAGAGAACCGTCCCCTGTTCCAGCTCCCCCTCCCCTGTTTCGCCTGCCGCCTCTGCCTCTCCCCCTGTTTTATAAAAAATTTTATATTGAAGTATTTTTTTAATTAACTTATAATAAACATGTAGTAAAATACTTGTAGGCAAGCAAGTAGGTAGTTTGGTAGAAGTTTGGTAGTTAATCAAATGTGGTTTCAAAAGTTAAAAGGAGTAGAATGGTAGAAAAGCAGGAATATTATCTGTGCATTATTATGCATACATTTTTGTGTATTTTGTGCATATTATTTTCGCCATCAACTCCGCAAGGAGTTTTTTTTATTTTAAGGGGGGTTTGTTTTATGAAAAGAATAATTAGTATTTCATTATTAGTATTTCTTACATTAATCATTTTTACAATTAGTGGCTGCACTAATTCAGAGGACGAAAATCATAACCTTGATTTAGCACATTTTTTCCCATCAACTCATCCAGTTCATACACAGCTACTTGAACCTTGGGCAGATGAAATTGAATCCACAACTGATGGAAGAATAAAAATTCATATTCATCCAGCAGAAACTTTATTACAGGCTGATGCAATTTACGATGGAGTTGACCATAAACTTGCTGATATTGGTCTATCATGCTTTTCTTATACAAGAGGGCGATTCCCAGTTTCAGAAGTATTTGAACTACCAGGCATAACCTATGAAAGCTCAGAAGTTGCAAGTATAGTTGCATGGGAAGGAATTAATAAAATTAATCCACAAGAAGTTCAAGACACCAAACTATTAATGCTATTTACTACAGGACCAGGACATTTGTATACTAAAGAACCTGTTAGAAGTCTTGAAGATTTAATGGGAATGGATATTCGTGCAACAGGTCTTTCAGCTAAAACTTTAACTGAATTAGGTGCAAATCCAATTCCTATGTCACAAGCAGGTGCTTATGAAGCTTTATCTAGAGGTGTAGTCAAAGGTAATCTTGGACCAATAGAGGTGTTAAAGGGATGGAATCAAGCAAATGTAACACAGTATGTTACAAAAACACCATTTCTATATAATAATGTTTTCTTTATTACTATGAACAAAGATTCATGGGCAGCACTAGATAACGAACTACAAGAAACAATGTTAGAGATTAATGAAAAATATTTATATGAAGTTGCAGCAGGCTTATGGGATAAACAAAATGAAGAAGCTTTAGAGTGGATAGTAGAAGAAAAAAATATGAAAACCTTTACATTAACCGAAGAGGAAAAAGAACGCTGGAAATCTCAGGTTAATACAATACAAGATGATTTCGTAAATGAAATGAATGCCTTAGATTTGGACGGTAAGAATATTTTAAATACAGTTAAAGATTTAGTTGATAAATATAATAATTAATCAGTATAAATAATTATATCCAGAGGGGAGAAGAAAATGGTTATTTTTGAAAATTTTTTTACCAAAATTACTAAAGGAATGGATTTAATTGCAGGTGTATGTGTTTTTATAATAATGGTTGTTGTTGTTGCAAATATTATTCTCCGTTCAACTATAAACCAACCCATCTTAGGTACATATGAAATAGTAAGTTATTTAACAGCTACTGCAATAGCTTTATCACTCGCTTACTGCGCTATACAAAATGGCCATATAGCAATTGACTATATTGTGAACCGGTTATCACATCATTTTCAAAGAGTTTTAAATATAGTTATTAACTCATTTTCATTTATATTTTTGTCTATTATAAGCTACCAAATGATGATTTTTGCTTTGAGTATGAAATCCAACGGAATAATTACTGCCAATGCTCAAATACCTGTATTTCCTTTTGTTTTTATAATTGGTATAGGATTTGCAACTCTTTCTATCGTATATGGTATTAAAGTAGTTAGTAGTCTGATAAAAATCCCATTTTCATTGCCATTTGCCATGCCTAGTTTTCCTTTATCACTACCTGCTGTGTCAAAAAGGAGTAGCAAATGAGTCATTTAACTATAGGGATATTAGGCATTCTTCTGTTCTTTGTATTAATTTTCTTGAGAATACCAATTGCTTTTGCTATGGCATTTACTGGTTTTATAGGATTTAGCATTCTAACATCATTTGACGCTGGTTATAGAATGTTAGTTACTGAGATTTATAACACATTCACTTCCTATTCTTTAAGTGTTATTATTATGTTTATTTGGATGGGTTTTTTAGCTTATTATTCAGGATTAGGTACAAGGATGTACTTATTTGCATATAGACTTGTTGGGCATCTACCTGGTGGTTTGGCTATTGCTACTCAATTTGCCTGCGGTGCATTTGGTGCCATTTGCGGCTCTAATACTGCCTCCGCAGCCACTATGGGTGCTATTGCCCTTCCAGAAATGAAAAAATACAATTATGATTCTTCTTTAGCTACTGCAAGTATTGCTGCTGGTGGAGTTCTTGGTGTTTTAATACCACCTAGTGTTATTTTTATACTTTATGGTATGACTA from Candidatus Syntrophocurvum alkaliphilum includes these protein-coding regions:
- a CDS encoding TRAP transporter substrate-binding protein, with amino-acid sequence MKRIISISLLVFLTLIIFTISGCTNSEDENHNLDLAHFFPSTHPVHTQLLEPWADEIESTTDGRIKIHIHPAETLLQADAIYDGVDHKLADIGLSCFSYTRGRFPVSEVFELPGITYESSEVASIVAWEGINKINPQEVQDTKLLMLFTTGPGHLYTKEPVRSLEDLMGMDIRATGLSAKTLTELGANPIPMSQAGAYEALSRGVVKGNLGPIEVLKGWNQANVTQYVTKTPFLYNNVFFITMNKDSWAALDNELQETMLEINEKYLYEVAAGLWDKQNEEALEWIVEEKNMKTFTLTEEEKERWKSQVNTIQDDFVNEMNALDLDGKNILNTVKDLVDKYNN
- a CDS encoding TRAP transporter small permease; the protein is MVIFENFFTKITKGMDLIAGVCVFIIMVVVVANIILRSTINQPILGTYEIVSYLTATAIALSLAYCAIQNGHIAIDYIVNRLSHHFQRVLNIVINSFSFIFLSIISYQMMIFALSMKSNGIITANAQIPVFPFVFIIGIGFATLSIVYGIKVVSSLIKIPFSLPFAMPSFPLSLPAVSKRSSK